The Pseudopipra pipra isolate bDixPip1 chromosome 6, bDixPip1.hap1, whole genome shotgun sequence genome includes a region encoding these proteins:
- the VPS18 gene encoding vacuolar protein sorting-associated protein 18 homolog, translated as MASILDEYEDSLHRSASVQQSRASVGIPHSGYVNARLEKETPIFNKQRIDFAPPEKINSLVVSSNQLCMSLGKDTILRIDLGKPDEPNQVELGRKDEARVYKMFLDHTGSHLLIALNTSECLYLNRSVQKVRALSRWKGHLIESVGWNKFLGSETNTGPILVGTSQGQIYEAEISVSEGSLFSTNPDQYFRQVYTLEEESGPAPVCCLEIERGIEGKFFIIATTRKRLFQFVGKVPEGTEQQGFSSIFAMHADHLPSFREFPANLGFSEIAFYTPKLRSNPRSFAWMMGNGVLYGTLDYSRPDSILSDERVWVYPSDIDITVNKPISIVLTQFHFLLLLPDRVKAVCTLNGQVVFQDLFLEKFGLLTCMIKDPTVQQIWIHTEKVVFRYHVQRESRDVWKMYMNMNKFDLAKEYCKDRPECLDIVLAKEAEHCFQNKRYLDSAKCYALTQNYFEEIALKFIEAKQEEALMEFLIKKLSNLKPSEKTQTTLLTTWLTELYLNWLGILEGDPSQRNLYLDTREKFRTFLSSPKNKDCLFNNRASIYELLASHGDTEHMVYFAVIMQDYERVVAHHCQHDEYDEALNVLSRHRDEKLFYKFSPVLIQHIPKKVVDAWISMGSRLDARNLIPALVNYSQSASTQQINEAIRYMEFCVYQLEETQQAIHNYLLSLYALCRPDSLLSYLEQAGTNPNRIHYDLKYALRLCAEHGHHHACVHIYKVMELYEEAVDLALQVDVDLAKSCADLPEDDEELRKKLWLKIARHVVQEEKDVKKAMACLSSCALLKIEDVLPFFPDFVTIDHFKEAICNSLEDYNKHIEELKREMEEATQSAKRIREDIQEMRNKYGSVEPQEKCAACDFPLLNRPFYLFLCGHMFHYDCLLQAVFPNLPAYKQAKLEDLQKKLAATSQPSKSHHRPKDADTISLGKGQQSREQIKADIDDIVAAECVYCGELMIRSIDKPFIDPQKYEEEMQSWL; from the exons ATGGCCTCCATCCTGGACGAGTACGAGGATTCCCTACACCGCTCCGCCTCTGTGCAGCAGAGCCGCGCCAGCGTGGGCATCCCGCACTCCG GCTATGTGAATGCACGACTGGAGAAGGAAACACCAATATTTAACAAGCAAAGGATTGATTTTGCTCCTCCAGAGAAAATTAACAGCTTAGTGGTCTCCTCTAACCAGCTCTGTATGAGCCTTGGCAAAGACACCATTCTCAG GATTGATCTTGGGAAGCCAGATGAACCTAATCAGGTAGAGCTGGGACGCAAAGATGAAGCCAGAGTCTACAAGATGTTTTTGGACCACACAG GCTCCCATCTCCTGATTGCTCTGAACACCAGTGAATGCCTTTACCTGAACAGAAGTGTTCAGAAAGTGCGGGCACTCTCTCGCTGGAAAGGACACTTGATTGAAAGTGTGGGCTGGAACAAATTTCTTGGTTCAGAGACCAACACTGGGCCCATCCTGGTGGGGACATCCCAGGGGCAGATCTATGAGGCTGAAATCTCTGTCAGCGAAGGAAGCCTCTTCAGCACTAACCCTGACCAGTACTTCCGACAGGTCTACACTCTGGAGGAGGAATCAGGACCTGCCCCAGTCTGCTGCTTGGAGATTGAACGAGGGATAGAAGggaaattttttattattgcaaCCACTAGGAAGAGACTCTTCCAGTTTGTTGGCAAAGTGCCTGAAGGAACAGAGCAGCAAGGCTTCAGCTCCATATTTGCTATGCATGCTGACCATTTGCCCAGCTTTCGGGAGTTTCCGGCCAACTTGGGATTCAGTGAGATAGCCTTTTACACTCCAAAACTGCGCTCCAACCCACGCTCCTTTGCCTGGATGATGGGAAATGGTGTTTTATATGGTACGTTGGATTATAGTCGTCCTGATTCCATTTTGAGTGATGAACGGGTCTGGGTTTATCCTTCTGATATTGACATAACTGTGAACAAGCCAATATCCATTGTACTTACCCAGTTCCACTTCCTGTTGCTGCTGCCTGACCGGGTGAAGGCTGTGTGCACTCTGAATGGGCAGGTTGTTTTCCAAGATCTCTTCCTGGAGAAGTTTGGCCTGCTGACGTGCATGATCAAAGATCCCACAGTCCAGCAGATATGGATCCACACTGAGAAAGTAGTGTTCCGCTACCATGTCCAACGGGAATCTAGAGATGTGTGGAAGATGTATATGAATATGAACAAATTTGATTTAGCTAAAGAGTATTGTAAGGACCGTCCAGAGTGTCTAGATATTGTACTGGCAAAGGAGGCAGAGCACTGTTTCCAAAACAAGAGGTATCTAGACAGTGCCAAATGTTACGCACTGACCCAGAACTACTTTGAGGAAATTGCTCTGAAGTTCATTGAAGCCAAGCAAGAAGAGGCCCTGATGGAGTTTCTGATTAAGAAGCTAAGTAACCTAAAACCTTCAGAGAAGACACAGACCACTCTGCTGACCACCTGGTTGACAGAGCTGTACCTGAACTGGCTGGGTATATTGGAAGGAGATCCCTCACAGCGAAATCTCTATTTAGATACACGGGAGAAGTTTCGCACTTTCCTGAGCAGTCCTAAAAACAAAGACTGTCTTTTTAATAATCGGGCATCTATTTATGAGCTGTTGGCAAGCCATGGCGACACAGAGCACATGGTGTACTTTGCAGTCATCATGCAGGATTACGAGCGTGTAGTAGCTCACCACTGCCAGCATGATGAGTACGATGAGGCTCTAAATGTGTTGTCCAGGCACAGAGATGAGAAGCTGTTCTACAAGTTCTCTCCAGTTCTCATCCAGCATATTCCCAAGAAGGTAGTTGATGCTTGGATTTCTATGGGCTCTAGACTGGATGCCAGGAACCTCATTCCAGCCCTTGTTAACTATAGCCAGAGTGCCAGCACCCAGCAGATCAATGAAGCCATTAGATATATGGAGTTCTGTGTCTATCAGTTGGAGGAAACCCAGCAAGCCATTCACAACTACCTGTTGTCTCTTTACGCTTTATGTCGGCCAGACTCACTGCTATCATACCTGGAGCAAGCAGGAACCAACCCAAACAGGATCCACTATGACCTGAAGTATGCATTGcgcctgtgtgcagagcatgGGCACCACCATGCATGTGTCCATATTTACAAAGTGATGGAATTATATGAGGAGGCTGTGGATCTCGCTttacag GTGGATGTTGATCTTGCCAAGTCCTGTGCAGATCTTCCTGAAGATGATGAGGAACTCCGAAAGAAGCTGTGGTTGAAGATCGCCCGGCATGTTGTTCAGGAAGAGAAGGATGTCAAGAAGGCAATGGCCTGCCTGTCCAGTTGTGCCCTGCTGAAGATTGAAGATGTGCTGCCATTCTTTCCAGACTTTGTCACTATTGACCATTTCAAGGAGGCAATCTGTAACTCGCTGGAGGACTACAACAAACACATTGAGGAGCTGAAAAGGGAGATGGAGGAAGCCACACAGAGTGCCAAGAGGATCCGAGAGGACATccaagaaatgagaaataagtATGGGTCTGTGGAACCTCAGGAAAAATGTGCTGCTTGTGACTTTCCACTTCTAAACCGCCCTTTTTACCTTTTCCTGTGTGGTCACATGTTTCACTATGACTGTCTCCTCCAAGCAGttttcccaaaccttcctgcCTATAAGCAGGCAAAACTTGAAGATCTTCAGAAGAAGCTGGCAGCTACCAGTCAGCCGTCCAAGAGCCACCATCGTCCCAAGGATGCAGATACCATTAGCctggggaaggggcagcagAGTCGGGAACAGATCAAAGCTGACATTGATGATATCGTGGCAGCAGAATGTGTGTACTGTGGTGAGCTGATGATCCGATCCATTGACAAACCTTTTATTGATCCCCAAAAGTATGAAGAGGAGATGCAAAGCTGGCTGTAG
- the RHOV gene encoding rho-related GTP-binding protein RhoV — protein sequence MPPQELLDYAPALRRHSPPRGSGPELGIKCVLVGDGAVGKTSLVVSYTTNGYPDEYQPTALDTFSVQVLVDGAPVRIQLWDTAGQEDFDCLRSLCYPDTDVFLVCFSVVNPSSFQNITEKWIPEIRTHNPRAPVLLVGTQADLRDDVNVLISLDRYHVKPVPRPQAEGLADKIRAEAYLECSALTQKNLKEVFDMAIVSGVEHKARQEKKMTAKGIKTLSKCRWKKFFCFV from the exons ATGCCTCCCCAGGAGCTCCTGGATTACGCGCCCGCCCTGCGGAGACACAGCCCGCCCCGGGGCAGCGGCCCGGAGCTGGGCATCAAGTGCGTGCTGGTGGGCGATGGCGCCGTGGGCAAGACCAGCCTGGTGGTTAGCTACACCACCAACGGGTACCCCGACGAGTACCAGCCCACCGCCCTTGACACTTTCTCCG TGCAGGTCCTTGTGGATGGAGCCCCTGTCCGGATTCAGCTGTGGGACACTGCTGGACAG GAGGACTTTGACTGTTTGCGTTCTCTTTGTTATCCTGACACCGACGTCTTCCTTGTCTGCTTCAGTGTGGTAAACCCAAGCTCCTTCCAAAATATTACTGAGAAGTGGATCCCTGAGATACGAACTCACAACCCCCGGGCACCAGTGCTGCTAGTGGGGACACAGGCAGACTTGCGGGACGATGTCAATGTCCTCATCAGCCTGGATCGCTACCATGTGAAGCCTGTGCCCCGGCCTCAGGCAGAAGGTCTAGCTGACAAAATCCGGGCTGAAGCCTACCTGGAATGCTCAGCACTGACTCAAAAGAACCTCAAAGAAGTTTTTGACATGGCCATTGTCAGTGGTGTTGAGCACAAAGCACGGCAGGAAAAGAAGATGACTGCCAAAGGCATCAAGACTCTCTCCAAGTGCCGCTGGAAGAAGTTCTTTTGCTTTGTCTGA